In the Rhinoderma darwinii isolate aRhiDar2 chromosome 13, aRhiDar2.hap1, whole genome shotgun sequence genome, one interval contains:
- the LOC142666720 gene encoding protein-glutamine gamma-glutamyltransferase 5-like, translating into MAYPPEILRIDANKLKNGEEHKTQTIRGKELILRRGQPFSITLFFYSRGKEEKLDNLKLTAQTGPYPSQQAGTLIQFPVTKLRDNTWSAKEESESIDSLSLTICTSAKACIGRYNLYLEGSYRGNTKSYYLGDFLLLFNPWCSDDDVFLEDEDLRQEYVMNEYGLMYQGSKDFVVTTPWNFGQFEDGVGEICLRILDMNPNYLKNPSLDCSKRGDPVYISRVVSAMINSNDDRGVIESCWDECFSNGANPSTWNGSVTILRLWHNSGCRPVRYGQCWVLAGVMCTVMRFLGIPARVVTNFESAHDTNFSLTVDEYYDETGKKLEPVQGDSIWNFHVWDECWMARKDLRPGYDGWQVLDSTPQEISGGTFCCGPAPVKAVKEGDVDVDYDVAFVFTEVNGDVIHWVLRDGGVEKGQVDVLSIGKTISTKSVGSNTIEDITNQYKYEDGSTQERAVYEKAVAKLKSKKPFMGRDSIVALDFNMSLKLAQSPLIGQTIILLYRIHNRSFEPKKFSIMVSAQEMMYNGKALEQFWTENFEVDVNAGKDMETSFQLHPFHYQRFVRPGNNIRVTALATDLKNKKLKLASKNIIFEVPAIDIQVYGTPQLNQPLSVILSFSNPLNEVLSNCVMTAEGTGLFPGGPFRVQMDQIFPGRVGFVRIFCLPFKRGKLQLEVNFSCNKIKYIKGSAIIDVPWI; encoded by the exons GTCCATATCCATCTCAGCAAGCAGGAACTCTGATACAATTCCCAGTAACCAAGCTGCGTGACAACACATGGAGTGCTAAAGAGGAGAGTGAATCTATTGATTCTTTATCACTGACTATTTGCACCTCAGCAAAAGCCTGTATTGGACGATATAATCTGTACCTAGAGGGCAGCTACCGGGGAAACACCAAATCCTACTACTTGGGGGATTTTCTTCTTCTCTTCAACCCTTGGTGCTCAG ATGATGATGTCTTTCTGGAAGATGAAGATTTAAGGCAGGAATATGTGATGAATGAATATGGATTAATGTATCAGGGAAGCAAAGACTTTGTTGTCACCACGCCGTGGAACTTTGGCCAG TTTGAAGATGGAGTTGGAGAAATCTGCCTGAGAATTTTGGACATGAACCCAAATTATCTAAAGAATCCGTCTTTAGATTGTTCTAAGAGAGGGGACCCTGTGTACATCAGTAGAGTGGTCTCTGCTATG ATCAATTCTAATGATGATCGTGGAGTGATAGAATCTTGCTGGGATGAGTGCTTCAGTAATGGTGCCAACCCAAGCACATGGAATGGAAGTGTTACTATTCTGAGACTTTGGCACAACAGTGGGTGCAGGCCGGTTCGATATGGACAATGTTGGGTTCTAGCTGGAGTAATGTGTACAG tgatgagaTTCCTGGGAATTCCTGCCCGTGTAGTGACAAACTTTGAATCCGCACATGATACAAACTTTAGCCTGACTGTTGATGAGTACTATGATGAAACTGGGAAGAAGTTGGAACCAGTGCAAGGAGACAGTATCTG GAATTTTCATGTCTGGGATGAATGTTGGATGGCAAGGAAAGACCTCCGTCCAGGTTATGATGGCTGGCAGGTTCTGGATTCCACCCCTCAAGAGATCAGTGGAG GGACGTTTTGCTGTGGTCCAGCCCCTGTGAAAGCTGTCAAAGAAGGAGATGTGGATGTAGATTATGACGTTGCGTTTGTGTTTACGGAGGTGAATGGTGATGTAATTCACTGGGTACTGCGAGATGGTGGAGTAGAGAAAGGGCAAGTGGATGTCCTCTCTATTGGCAAAACCATAAGTACGAAAAGTGTTGGCAGTAACACTATAGAAGATATAACAAACCAGTACAAGTATGAAGATG GATCTACTCAGGAGAGAGCTGTGTATGAAAAAGCTGTAGCTAAATTGAAGTCTAAGAAGCCATTCATGGGAAGAGATTCAATTGTGGCGCTGGACTTTAATATGTCCCTAAAGTTGGCACAGTCTCCTCTGATTGGACAGACAATTATTCTTCTATATCGTATCCATAATAGAAGCTTTGAACCAAAAAAGTTTTCCATAATGGTCAGTGCACAAGAGATGATGTATAATGGAAAAGCTTTGGAACAATTCTGGACTGAAAATTTTGAGGTCGACGTCAATGCAGGAAAAG ATATGGAAACAAGTTTTCAGCTTCATCCTTTCCATTATCAGAGATTTGTGCGTCCTGGTAATAACATCAGAGTCACTGCACTGGCCACAGATCTAAAGAACAAGAAACTTAAATTAGCATCTAAAAACATCATATTTGAGGTTCCTGCGATAGATATACAA GTTTATGGCACTCCACAGCTCAACCAACCTCTTAGTGTCATCCTGTCCTTCTCCAACCCTCTCAATGAGGTCCTCAGTAACTGTGTGATGACTGCAGAAGGCACAGGTCTCTTCCCTGGTGGTCCCTTCAGAGTACA AATGGATCAAATATTTCCTGGTCGAGTTGGCTTTGTAAGAATCTTCTGTCTGCCGTTTAAGAGGGGAAAACTGCAGCTGGAAGTGAACTTTTCCTGCAACAAGATAAAATACATTAAGGGAAGTGCAATTATTGATGTACCATGGATATAA